Proteins from a genomic interval of bacterium:
- a CDS encoding SCO family protein — translation MKNGFYICSFIIGLFFSPATYAQAVLKDPPQLRGIDVEEHLGSTIPLDLEFTNDAGEKVKLGQYFHQGKPVIIVLAYYNCPMLCTLVLNAVTESVKQLTWTPGNEFQILTLSIDPLETSDLAAAKKRNYLKFLDKPGAEDGWRFFVGEDASIHQLADALGFKYFYVEERKEYAHPAVAFILGEDGKISRYLYGIQFKERDMRLALVEASEGKVGNTIDRILLYCYHYDPQAKGYVVFATNVMKLGGLLTMVLLGTFVAVLWRKESQRKDQLVKSDENQKV, via the coding sequence TTGAAAAACGGTTTCTACATCTGTTCTTTTATAATCGGACTTTTTTTTTCACCGGCTACGTACGCGCAGGCCGTGTTGAAAGATCCGCCGCAACTGCGTGGAATCGATGTCGAAGAGCATCTCGGTTCGACGATTCCGCTCGATCTGGAATTTACCAACGATGCCGGCGAAAAGGTTAAACTCGGACAATATTTTCATCAGGGCAAACCGGTTATCATCGTTTTAGCTTATTACAATTGTCCGATGTTATGTACGTTGGTGCTCAATGCGGTGACTGAATCGGTGAAACAATTGACATGGACACCGGGTAATGAATTTCAGATTTTGACGCTCAGTATTGATCCGCTTGAGACTTCGGATTTGGCCGCAGCAAAAAAACGGAATTATTTGAAGTTTTTGGATAAACCCGGCGCCGAGGACGGTTGGAGGTTTTTCGTTGGAGAAGACGCTTCCATCCATCAATTGGCTGATGCGTTGGGTTTCAAATATTTTTATGTTGAAGAACGTAAAGAATACGCGCATCCCGCGGTTGCTTTTATTTTAGGTGAAGACGGCAAAATTTCGCGTTATCTGTACGGTATACAATTCAAAGAACGCGATATGCGGTTGGCGCTTGTGGAAGCGTCGGAAGGTAAAGTTGGCAATACAATTGATAGGATACTTTTATATTGTTATCACTACGACCCACAGGCCAAAGGCTATGTCGTATTTGCAACGAATGTGATGAAACTGGGCGGACTTTTGACTATGGTATTGTTGGGAACGTTTGTAGCGGTTTTATGGAGAAAAGAAAGCCAGCGCAAAGATCAGTTGGTAAAATCGGATGAGAATCAGAAAGTTTAA
- the coxB gene encoding cytochrome c oxidase subunit II, producing the protein MNENGSFWMPSAESTYAGDIDGIFHFVYYWSIFFFVIVVLGIVVFAIKYRRKKLEMTPDLSHNNTLEVMWTAFPAILVMIVFVWGFKDYIKMSVVPKDAYEIKVTGQKWFWSFEYAEGATTVNELVVPVGRPIKLLMSSQDVIHCLYLPNFRTKRDVLPNRYSMTWFEAVNVGEFPVFCAEYCGTKHSEMIGKIRVLSETDFKNWLETSSASGEGMAPEEYGAKLYVSKACITCHSIDGKPGTGPSWKGVFGKQEHLADGSTVLVDENYIRESMLNPQAKVTAGFQPVMPTFQGILKDREIDAIIAYIKSLK; encoded by the coding sequence ATGAATGAAAACGGCTCTTTTTGGATGCCTTCAGCGGAGTCTACATATGCCGGTGATATAGACGGGATTTTTCATTTCGTTTATTACTGGTCCATATTTTTCTTCGTCATTGTCGTATTGGGCATCGTTGTTTTTGCGATCAAATACCGTCGCAAAAAACTTGAAATGACTCCGGACTTGTCCCACAATAATACTTTAGAAGTCATGTGGACGGCATTTCCGGCTATTCTTGTCATGATCGTTTTTGTGTGGGGGTTCAAAGATTACATCAAAATGTCCGTTGTTCCTAAAGACGCGTATGAAATCAAAGTGACCGGCCAAAAATGGTTCTGGTCGTTTGAATACGCGGAAGGTGCGACCACAGTGAATGAATTGGTTGTGCCGGTTGGCCGTCCAATCAAACTTTTGATGTCATCCCAAGACGTGATTCACTGTTTATATTTACCGAATTTCCGTACGAAACGCGACGTGTTGCCCAACCGCTATTCGATGACGTGGTTTGAAGCCGTAAACGTCGGGGAATTTCCGGTGTTTTGCGCCGAGTATTGCGGGACCAAACATTCGGAAATGATCGGTAAAATACGGGTATTGAGTGAAACCGATTTTAAAAATTGGCTTGAGACAAGCAGCGCCAGCGGCGAAGGCATGGCGCCTGAAGAATATGGTGCAAAATTGTACGTATCCAAAGCCTGCATTACTTGCCACAGTATTGACGGCAAGCCTGGAACGGGACCGAGTTGGAAAGGCGTTTTCGGAAAACAAGAACACCTTGCCGATGGGAGCACAGTGCTGGTTGACGAAAATTATATCCGCGAATCGATGTTGAATCCACAGGCTAAAGTGACGGCAGGATTTCAACCGGTGATGCCAACATTTCAAGGCATCCTAAAGGATCGCGAAATCGATGCGATCATCGCGTATATCAAGTCTTTAAAATAA
- the ctaD gene encoding cytochrome c oxidase subunit I, with protein MAATVADTKASMAYAEVNYLNEPKGLKSWLLTLDHKRIGLMYFFAIMTMFFLGGIFALLVRLELFTPKQDFFGADTYNKFFTLHGAIMVFLFIIPSIPAALGNIILPLQLGAKDVAFPRLNLASWYVYVTGALFAIYSMVTNAVDTGWTFYAPYSTTTNTAVISMTMAVFILGFSSIFTGLNFLVTIHKLRAPGMTWFKMPLFVWGLYATALIQVLATPVLAITVVLLMLERGLGIGIFDPAMGGDPVLFQHFFWFYSHPAVYIMILPGMAIISELITAFSRKQMFGYKFVGFSSLAIALTGFMVWGHHMFTSGQSELSAVIFSFITFLVGIPSGIKIFNWLATMYRGSITLQTPMLWAFAFLFLFTIGGLTGIFLGAISLDIHLHDTYFVVAHFHYVMMGGTVMALMGGIHYWWPKIWGRMYNEKLARFSVFFVFVGFNVTFFTQFILGTRGMPRRYYQYLEQYQTLHEISTVGSWLLLLGFAIMAFYLIHSIFKGKVAGNNPWGALTLEWTTSSPPPAHNFERQPIAVNGPYDFDKVAAEITYEGTPGFGETVVAKKETTEVKH; from the coding sequence ATGGCAGCTACAGTTGCTGACACCAAAGCTTCGATGGCTTATGCCGAAGTCAATTATCTCAACGAACCGAAAGGACTAAAGTCCTGGTTGTTGACATTGGACCACAAACGTATCGGTCTGATGTATTTTTTTGCTATCATGACGATGTTCTTTCTCGGCGGCATATTTGCACTGTTGGTCCGTCTGGAATTATTTACTCCTAAACAGGATTTTTTTGGCGCCGATACGTATAATAAGTTTTTTACGCTCCACGGAGCCATCATGGTATTCTTGTTTATCATTCCGTCGATTCCGGCAGCATTGGGCAATATTATTTTGCCGCTTCAACTCGGCGCTAAAGACGTTGCATTTCCCAGGCTCAACCTGGCGAGTTGGTACGTATACGTGACCGGTGCATTGTTTGCAATTTATTCGATGGTGACCAATGCCGTGGATACAGGATGGACGTTCTATGCTCCGTACAGTACGACGACTAATACGGCGGTCATTTCCATGACGATGGCTGTTTTTATTTTAGGTTTTTCGTCAATTTTTACCGGTCTGAATTTCCTTGTTACCATTCATAAATTACGTGCTCCGGGCATGACATGGTTTAAGATGCCGCTCTTTGTCTGGGGACTTTATGCAACGGCGCTTATTCAGGTTTTAGCGACTCCCGTGCTTGCGATTACCGTCGTGTTGCTTATGTTGGAGCGGGGGCTCGGGATAGGGATTTTCGATCCGGCCATGGGCGGCGATCCGGTGTTATTTCAACACTTTTTCTGGTTCTACTCGCACCCGGCTGTCTATATCATGATTCTTCCCGGTATGGCGATCATTAGCGAATTGATCACGGCGTTTTCGCGTAAACAAATGTTCGGATATAAATTCGTTGGTTTTTCGAGTTTGGCGATTGCATTGACCGGCTTTATGGTGTGGGGACACCACATGTTTACCAGCGGCCAATCGGAATTATCAGCGGTTATTTTTTCTTTCATTACGTTTCTGGTTGGTATTCCATCCGGTATAAAAATTTTCAATTGGCTTGCTACGATGTATCGCGGGTCAATCACTTTACAAACTCCTATGCTGTGGGCGTTTGCCTTTTTATTTCTTTTTACGATCGGCGGTCTGACCGGAATTTTTCTTGGGGCCATCTCTTTAGATATCCATCTTCATGATACGTATTTCGTAGTTGCGCACTTTCACTATGTGATGATGGGTGGTACGGTCATGGCCTTGATGGGAGGTATTCATTATTGGTGGCCGAAGATATGGGGACGCATGTATAATGAAAAACTGGCACGGTTTTCAGTGTTTTTTGTTTTTGTAGGATTCAACGTGACGTTTTTTACACAATTTATTTTGGGAACGCGCGGAATGCCACGCCGCTATTACCAATATTTGGAACAATATCAAACGCTGCACGAAATATCAACGGTCGGATCGTGGCTATTGCTTTTGGGATTTGCCATCATGGCTTTTTATCTAATCCACTCGATTTTCAAAGGTAAAGTGGCAGGTAATAATCCTTGGGGCGCCTTGACATTGGAATGGACGACGAGTTCGCCTCCGCCGGCGCACAATTTTGAACGTCAGCCGATTGCTGTTAACGGGCCGTACGATTTTGACAAAGTAGCGGCAGAGATTACATACGAAGGTACGCCGGGCTTTGGCGAAACGGTTGTGGCCAAGAAAGAAACAACTGAAGTCAAACATTAA
- a CDS encoding cytochrome c oxidase subunit 3 family protein, whose amino-acid sequence MSMNHAAEHPAHLAHHFADTEQQKESAKLGMWFFLLTEVLTFGGLFCAYAVYRAWHPEMFFNAHKELSLMAGTINTIVLITSSLTMALAIRSMQLGDKKQAMMHLALTFLLAATFLVIKYFEYSHKFHEGQLPGRFYTYTGIEGSNPHVFFSIYFAMTGLHGIHVMGGMCLIAWLFFKTKNGAFSPEYYTPIEMTGLFWHLVDLIWIFLFPLFYLIG is encoded by the coding sequence ATGTCGATGAATCATGCAGCTGAACATCCGGCACATCTGGCACATCATTTTGCCGATACGGAGCAGCAAAAAGAATCCGCCAAGCTCGGGATGTGGTTTTTTCTGCTGACTGAAGTACTTACTTTTGGCGGACTGTTTTGTGCCTATGCCGTTTACCGTGCGTGGCATCCTGAAATGTTTTTCAATGCTCACAAAGAGCTCAGCCTTATGGCCGGAACGATCAATACGATTGTACTGATTACCAGCTCTCTTACAATGGCTCTTGCCATTCGATCGATGCAATTGGGCGACAAGAAACAAGCGATGATGCATTTGGCATTAACGTTCTTGCTTGCGGCAACGTTCCTTGTTATCAAGTATTTTGAATACAGTCATAAATTTCACGAAGGCCAATTGCCCGGAAGATTTTACACGTATACCGGCATTGAGGGCTCAAATCCTCATGTTTTCTTCAGTATTTATTTTGCTATGACAGGATTACATGGTATTCACGTGATGGGCGGCATGTGCTTGATTGCCTGGTTGTTTTTCAAAACAAAAAACGGCGCCTTTTCACCTGAATATTATACGCCGATTGAAATGACCGGCTTGTTTTGGCACTTAGTCGATTTGATTTGGATTTTCTTATTCCCATTATTTTATCTGATAGGATAA